One window of the Bradyrhizobium sp. NP1 genome contains the following:
- a CDS encoding rhodanese-like domain-containing protein, with translation MADHKVHDLTPQEVSRGIAEGRYLLVDVREPNEVAVEAYPDGVVVPLSTFDPGEIPDPGSKQVVFACRSGKRSVTASLAAQAAGLPYDRHLAGGIIGWKAAGLPTRTGG, from the coding sequence GTGGCGGACCACAAGGTGCATGATCTGACGCCGCAGGAGGTGTCCAGGGGGATCGCGGAGGGTCGCTATCTCCTGGTCGATGTCCGCGAGCCCAACGAGGTCGCGGTGGAAGCCTATCCCGACGGCGTCGTCGTGCCGCTGTCGACCTTCGACCCCGGCGAGATTCCCGATCCGGGCAGCAAGCAGGTCGTGTTCGCCTGCCGCTCGGGAAAGCGCTCGGTGACGGCCTCGCTCGCGGCGCAGGCAGCCGGCCTGCCTTACGACAGGCATCTCGCCGGCGGCATCATCGGCTGGAAGGCTGCGGGGCTGCCGACCCGGACCGGCGGCTGA
- a CDS encoding potassium transporter Kup yields the protein MNPEVAATAPETAAVNGHGDTHSTAGFGALTLGSIGVVYGDIGTSPLYALREAVVAASAGGTATPQAVLGVISLILWALIIVVTLKYVVILLRADNNGEGGTLALMALAQRGVTKAAGTLVLLGIISAALFFGDAVITPALSVLSAIEGIKLLTPAFEPYIVPITVVILLALFAVQSRGTARVASFFGPIMLVWFLVIGLAAFPAIAQRPEVLLAFNPLYAVSFMVHHGIIGFITLGAVFLAVTGAEALYADLGHFGKKPIQTAWLVIVLPALALNYLGQGALVIADPKVVENPTFLPFFLMFPDWARLPMVLLAAVATVIASQAVITGAYSLTRQAIQLGLMPRFEIRHTSEAHSGQIYIPRINALLLVAVMLLVLMFRSSSALASAYGISVTGTMVVTAMMGFVVFWKVWRWTPIAAAALIAPFLFLDFTFLAANLLKVFEGGWVPLALGSLVMLVMYTWRRGSRLLFEKSRKLEFPLADLVAMLEKRPPQRVSGTAVFLTSDPASAPTALMHSLKHYKVLHEKNVILTIETAPTPRIDPSERVRLEPISATFSKVTLRFGFMESPNVPRALAIARKLGWQFDIMSTSFFLSRRALKPAAHSGMPRWQDHLFIALSRTANDATDYFQIPSGRVVEVGTQVTV from the coding sequence ATGAACCCTGAAGTTGCAGCTACCGCCCCGGAAACGGCGGCGGTCAACGGACATGGCGACACCCATTCCACGGCCGGTTTTGGTGCCCTGACGCTCGGCAGCATCGGCGTCGTCTATGGGGATATCGGCACCAGCCCGCTCTACGCCCTGCGCGAAGCGGTGGTTGCCGCGAGCGCCGGCGGTACCGCGACCCCGCAGGCCGTGCTCGGCGTGATCTCGCTGATCCTGTGGGCGCTGATCATCGTGGTGACGCTGAAATATGTCGTCATCCTGCTGCGGGCCGACAACAACGGGGAGGGTGGGACGCTGGCGCTGATGGCGCTGGCGCAGCGCGGCGTCACCAAGGCGGCCGGCACCCTCGTCCTGCTCGGCATTATCAGTGCCGCCCTGTTTTTCGGCGATGCCGTGATCACGCCGGCGCTGTCGGTGTTGTCGGCGATCGAAGGTATCAAGCTGCTGACGCCGGCCTTCGAACCCTATATCGTGCCGATCACGGTGGTGATCCTGCTCGCGCTGTTTGCCGTGCAATCGCGCGGCACCGCGCGTGTCGCCTCGTTCTTCGGCCCGATCATGCTGGTCTGGTTCCTGGTCATCGGGCTCGCCGCGTTTCCGGCGATTGCGCAGCGGCCGGAAGTGTTGCTCGCCTTCAATCCGCTCTACGCCGTGTCGTTCATGGTTCATCACGGCATCATCGGTTTCATCACGCTCGGCGCGGTGTTTCTCGCCGTCACCGGCGCCGAGGCGCTCTATGCCGATCTCGGCCATTTCGGCAAGAAGCCGATCCAGACCGCCTGGCTCGTCATCGTGCTGCCGGCGCTCGCGCTGAACTATCTCGGCCAGGGCGCGCTCGTCATCGCCGATCCCAAGGTCGTCGAAAACCCGACCTTCCTGCCGTTCTTCCTGATGTTTCCCGATTGGGCGCGCTTGCCGATGGTTCTGCTCGCGGCGGTCGCCACTGTGATCGCGAGCCAGGCCGTAATCACGGGCGCCTATTCGCTGACGCGCCAGGCGATCCAGCTTGGGCTTATGCCGCGCTTCGAGATCCGCCACACCTCGGAGGCGCATTCCGGCCAGATCTACATCCCGCGCATCAACGCGCTGCTGCTGGTCGCTGTGATGCTGCTGGTGCTGATGTTCCGCTCCTCCAGCGCGCTCGCCTCCGCCTATGGCATCTCCGTCACCGGTACCATGGTCGTCACCGCCATGATGGGCTTTGTCGTGTTCTGGAAGGTCTGGCGCTGGACGCCGATCGCGGCCGCCGCGCTGATCGCGCCGTTCCTGTTCCTCGATTTCACCTTCCTCGCGGCGAACCTGCTGAAGGTCTTTGAGGGCGGCTGGGTGCCGCTTGCGCTCGGCTCGCTGGTCATGCTGGTGATGTATACCTGGCGGCGCGGCAGCCGGCTGCTGTTCGAGAAGTCGCGCAAGCTGGAATTCCCGCTCGCCGACCTCGTGGCGATGCTGGAGAAGCGCCCGCCGCAGCGGGTCTCGGGGACGGCGGTGTTCCTGACCAGCGATCCCGCGAGCGCGCCGACTGCGCTGATGCATAGTCTGAAACACTACAAAGTGCTGCACGAGAAGAATGTCATTCTCACCATCGAGACTGCGCCGACGCCGCGCATCGACCCGAGCGAGCGGGTGCGGCTGGAACCGATCAGCGCCACCTTCTCCAAGGTGACGCTGCGCTTCGGCTTCATGGAATCGCCCAACGTGCCGCGGGCGCTCGCGATCGCGCGCAAGCTCGGCTGGCAGTTCGACATCATGTCGACCTCGTTCTTCCTGTCGCGCCGCGCGCTGAAGCCGGCCGCCCATTCCGGGATGCCGCGCTGGCAGGATCACCTGTTCATCGCGCTGAGCCGCACCGCCAACGACGCCACCGACTATTTCCAGATCCCGAGCGGGCGGGTGGTCGAGGTCGGCACGCAGGTGACGGTCTAG
- a CDS encoding potassium transporter Kup, with protein sequence MAVSVPSTEAGEQPAIAGFWTLALGSIGVVFGDIGTSPLYAFREAVSGAAQGQPASRVIVLGVLSLILWALLIVVTAKYVLLLLRADNNGEGGTLSLMALGQRALGRRSWPLLALGVVGASMFIGDSMITPAISVLSAVEGLKLATPALEHYVVPLTVLILVVLFAFQSRGTARVASAFGPVMIVWFGTIAAMGIVNICDDPSVLTAINPYYGVQFLLSHGTIGLVTLGAVFLAVTGGEALYADLGHFGRKPIQAAWLYFVLPALLINYFGQGALVLSDPTTIENSFYRMVPEVLLLPLVALATAATVIASQAVITGAYSLTRQAVQLGLLPRFEVRYTSETHAGQIYLPRVNRLLLIGVLLLVLLFRTSSGLASAYGIAVSTTMVADGIMGFVVIWKLWNWRAATAAALILPFVVVDTTFFSANLLKLFEGAWVPLLFGVAMAVTIWTWRRGSAMLIAKTRRIEVPLADLLKSLEKRPPHIVKGTAVFLTSDPSFVPTALLHNLKHNKVLHEHNVILTIETAPTPRVDVSERVRMESVSERFATVRLRFGFMESPNVPKALAVARKLGWQFDIMSTSFFVSRRSLKPAAQSGMPRWQDHLFIALTRSANDATDYFQIPTGRVVEVGTQVTI encoded by the coding sequence ATGGCTGTCAGTGTTCCATCGACCGAGGCCGGCGAGCAACCGGCCATAGCCGGCTTCTGGACGCTGGCGCTCGGCAGCATCGGCGTCGTCTTCGGCGACATCGGTACCTCGCCGCTCTACGCCTTTCGCGAGGCGGTCTCGGGTGCGGCCCAGGGCCAGCCGGCGAGCCGCGTCATCGTGCTTGGCGTGCTCAGCCTGATCCTGTGGGCGCTGCTGATCGTGGTGACCGCCAAATACGTCCTTCTGCTGCTGCGGGCCGACAATAACGGGGAGGGCGGCACGCTCTCGCTGATGGCGCTGGGCCAGCGCGCGCTTGGCCGGCGGAGCTGGCCGCTGCTCGCGCTCGGCGTGGTCGGCGCGTCGATGTTCATCGGCGATTCCATGATCACGCCGGCGATCTCGGTGCTGTCGGCGGTCGAGGGGTTGAAGCTCGCGACGCCCGCCCTGGAGCACTACGTGGTGCCGCTCACGGTGCTGATCCTGGTCGTGCTGTTTGCCTTCCAGAGCAGGGGAACCGCCCGCGTCGCCTCCGCCTTCGGTCCGGTCATGATCGTCTGGTTCGGCACCATCGCCGCCATGGGGATCGTCAACATCTGCGATGATCCCTCGGTGCTCACCGCGATCAATCCCTATTATGGGGTGCAATTCCTGCTGTCCCACGGCACGATCGGCCTGGTGACGCTGGGCGCGGTCTTTCTCGCGGTGACCGGCGGGGAGGCGCTCTACGCCGATCTCGGCCATTTCGGCCGCAAGCCGATCCAGGCGGCGTGGCTCTATTTCGTGCTGCCGGCGCTGCTGATCAATTATTTCGGCCAGGGCGCGCTGGTGCTGTCGGATCCGACCACGATCGAGAACTCGTTCTACCGGATGGTTCCCGAGGTGCTGCTGCTGCCGCTGGTTGCGCTGGCGACGGCTGCAACCGTGATCGCGAGCCAGGCGGTGATCACCGGTGCCTATTCGCTGACCCGCCAAGCCGTGCAGCTTGGGCTCCTGCCGCGGTTCGAGGTCCGCTACACCTCGGAAACGCATGCCGGGCAGATCTATCTGCCGCGCGTCAACCGGCTGCTGCTGATCGGCGTGCTGCTGCTCGTCCTGTTGTTCCGCACCTCGAGCGGCCTTGCCTCGGCCTATGGCATCGCGGTGTCCACCACCATGGTCGCCGACGGCATCATGGGTTTCGTGGTGATCTGGAAATTGTGGAACTGGCGCGCGGCGACCGCGGCGGCGTTGATCCTGCCCTTCGTCGTCGTCGACACCACCTTCTTCAGCGCCAATCTGCTGAAACTGTTCGAGGGCGCATGGGTGCCACTTCTGTTCGGCGTCGCCATGGCGGTCACGATCTGGACCTGGCGTCGCGGCAGCGCGATGCTGATCGCCAAGACGCGGCGCATCGAGGTGCCGCTCGCCGACCTGCTCAAGAGCCTGGAAAAGCGCCCGCCGCACATTGTGAAGGGCACCGCGGTGTTCCTCACCAGCGATCCGAGCTTCGTGCCGACCGCGCTGCTGCACAACCTCAAGCACAACAAGGTGCTGCACGAGCATAATGTGATCCTGACCATCGAAACCGCGCCGACGCCGCGGGTCGACGTATCGGAGCGGGTGCGGATGGAGAGCGTCAGCGAGCGGTTTGCCACCGTGCGCCTGCGCTTCGGCTTCATGGAATCGCCCAACGTGCCCAAGGCGCTCGCGGTCGCGCGCAAGCTCGGCTGGCAGTTCGACATCATGTCGACGTCGTTCTTCGTCTCGCGGCGCTCGCTGAAGCCTGCGGCGCAGTCGGGCATGCCGCGCTGGCAGGACCATCTGTTCATCGCGCTGACCCGCTCGGCCAATGATGCGACCGACTATTTCCAGATTCCGACCGGCCGGGTCGTGGAAGTCGGCACGCAGGTGACGATTTGA
- a CDS encoding flagellar motor protein MotB produces MAKKKRGDAHGGGHGWFVTFADLMGLMMSFFVMLVAFSNQDQQKLKIVAGSMREAFGVQTEARYSGIIESDGLPTRPKLRNAEHINPEEASNTPTPNEQERSRINGARLKVDREFALASASLRQALQDMPELTEISKHIMFEETKQGLNLEIVDQDGRSMFPDGSKAPYDRTRRLIEKLATPLKQTPLRVSIVGHTAAGFVPTRSDYGPFDLSADRANSVRQILEREGLPASHIFAVSGKADTQPLFPDDPSLSANRRVTITLMREDPPLPPDLKP; encoded by the coding sequence ATGGCCAAGAAGAAACGCGGCGATGCCCATGGCGGCGGTCACGGCTGGTTCGTCACCTTCGCCGACCTGATGGGTCTGATGATGAGCTTCTTCGTGATGCTCGTCGCCTTCTCCAACCAGGACCAGCAGAAGCTGAAGATCGTCGCCGGCTCCATGCGCGAAGCCTTCGGCGTGCAGACCGAGGCGCGCTATTCCGGCATCATCGAATCCGACGGGCTTCCGACCCGGCCGAAGCTGAGAAACGCCGAGCACATCAATCCCGAGGAGGCCTCCAACACGCCGACGCCGAACGAGCAGGAGCGCAGCCGCATCAACGGCGCGCGGCTCAAGGTCGACCGCGAATTCGCGCTCGCCTCCGCATCGCTGCGGCAGGCGCTGCAGGACATGCCGGAGCTGACCGAGATCTCCAAGCACATCATGTTCGAGGAGACCAAGCAGGGCCTCAACCTGGAGATCGTCGATCAGGACGGACGCTCGATGTTTCCCGACGGCTCCAAGGCGCCGTACGATCGCACCCGCCGCCTGATCGAGAAGCTCGCGACCCCGCTGAAGCAGACCCCGCTGAGGGTCTCGATCGTCGGTCATACCGCGGCCGGCTTCGTGCCGACCCGCAGCGACTACGGCCCGTTCGACCTGTCGGCCGACCGCGCTAACTCCGTGCGCCAGATCCTCGAACGGGAAGGGCTGCCGGCCTCCCATATCTTCGCCGTCAGCGGCAAGGCCGATACCCAGCCGCTGTTCCCCGATGATCCCTCGCTGTCAGCCAATCGCCGCGTGACCATCACGCTGATGCGCGAAGATCCGCCGCTGCCGCCGGATCTGAAGCCCTGA